The following coding sequences are from one Salvia hispanica cultivar TCC Black 2014 chromosome 3, UniMelb_Shisp_WGS_1.0, whole genome shotgun sequence window:
- the LOC125209069 gene encoding dolichyl-diphosphooligosaccharide--protein glycosyltransferase subunit DAD1: protein MGRSATTKDAHALFHSLRSAYAATPNNLKIIDLYILFAVATAVIQVAYMAIVGSFPFNSFLSGVLSCVGTAVLAVSLRIQVNKDNKEFKDLPPERAFADFVLCNLVLHLVIVNFLG, encoded by the exons ATGGGGAGATCGGCCACCACGAAAGATGCCCACGCTCTGTTTCACTCTCTCCGCTCTGCCTACGCGGCAACCCCTAATAATCTCAAG ATAATTGATCTCTATATTCTGTTCGCTGTTGCTACCGCTGTAATCCAG GTTGCTTACATGGCTATTGTCGGGTCATTCCCATTTAACTCCTTTCTTTCTGGTGTACTTTCTTGTGTGGGGACTGCTGTCCTTGCTG TTAGCCTCCGAATTCAAGTAAACAAAGACAACAAGGAATTCAAG GATTTGCCTCCTGAACGTGCTTTTGCTGATTTTGTACTCTGCAATCTAGTGCTTCATTTGGTCATTGTCAACTTCCTAGGATAA